From Streptomyces sp. TLI_105, the proteins below share one genomic window:
- a CDS encoding triacylglycerol lipase gives MRDDFVILVPGIMGTALTRDGLDVWDLSLQTLGGFLGPRRTKEVLRLQEGIGNADPEPPHALDVGRVIPSARLLPGLVSDTGFAGLRQSLGLTEEQFAVFPYDWRLSNRNTAAKLERFVDERLERWRTTADPGLHPGACDAKVVFVCRSMGGLVVRYYTEVLGGWRNTRSVTTLGTPYSGSVKALRFLTGRARWVPGPLNEWVREVCSTYPSLGQLIPTYRMVLDPKEGRTELTHRASVEGIDLRTIEDSFAFFKEIKTAVRVNDEQYGRDRYALHAFGGDKHRTDQAVSFSATGRLTFHSDFSGSADPDDRSITPRGDGTVAAFAQIPPEWGSLGRALWLDSRHADLVNAEGAVEQLRRICHDMPLARLLSSDHPVGVELPDVAVAGEPFEVWATDADAAMQLRVRRVAEDGTHGEDVEMAPCGDGAFRAELQSEPGRWTVEVYSPTTTYVCRDVVLVL, from the coding sequence GTGAGGGACGACTTCGTCATCCTGGTCCCCGGCATCATGGGCACGGCCCTGACCCGGGACGGACTCGACGTCTGGGACCTGTCCCTCCAGACACTCGGCGGCTTCCTCGGGCCGAGGAGGACGAAGGAGGTGCTCAGGCTCCAGGAGGGCATCGGGAACGCCGACCCGGAACCGCCCCACGCCCTGGACGTGGGGCGCGTGATCCCCAGCGCCCGCCTGCTGCCCGGCCTGGTCTCTGACACCGGCTTTGCCGGGCTCCGGCAGAGCCTCGGGCTCACGGAGGAGCAGTTCGCCGTCTTCCCGTACGACTGGCGCCTCAGCAACCGCAACACGGCCGCGAAGCTGGAGCGGTTCGTCGACGAGCGGCTGGAGCGCTGGCGGACGACGGCCGACCCGGGACTCCATCCGGGCGCGTGCGACGCGAAGGTGGTCTTCGTGTGCCGCTCGATGGGCGGCCTTGTCGTGCGGTACTACACCGAGGTTCTCGGCGGATGGAGGAACACCCGGTCGGTCACGACGCTGGGCACGCCCTACTCGGGGAGCGTGAAGGCGCTGCGGTTCCTGACCGGCCGGGCGCGTTGGGTACCCGGACCGCTCAACGAGTGGGTCCGCGAGGTCTGTTCGACGTACCCCTCGCTGGGGCAGCTGATCCCGACGTACCGGATGGTGCTCGACCCCAAGGAGGGCAGGACCGAACTCACCCATCGAGCGTCGGTCGAGGGCATCGACCTCCGGACGATCGAGGATTCGTTCGCCTTCTTCAAAGAGATCAAGACGGCTGTCCGAGTCAACGACGAACAGTACGGACGGGACCGCTACGCCCTGCACGCCTTCGGCGGCGACAAGCACCGCACCGATCAGGCGGTGTCCTTCTCCGCGACGGGCAGGTTGACGTTCCACTCCGACTTCTCGGGATCCGCCGACCCCGACGACCGGTCCATCACGCCCCGTGGGGACGGCACGGTGGCGGCCTTCGCACAGATCCCGCCCGAGTGGGGCTCCCTGGGCCGTGCGCTGTGGCTGGACAGCAGGCACGCAGACCTCGTCAACGCCGAGGGGGCCGTCGAGCAACTCAGGCGCATCTGCCACGACATGCCGCTCGCCCGGCTGCTCAGCTCCGACCACCCCGTCGGCGTGGAACTGCCCGACGTCGCCGTGGCAGGCGAGCCGTTCGAGGTGTGGGCGACGGACGCCGACGCGGCCATGCAGCTGCGGGTGCGCCGCGTGGCCGAGGACGGCACGCACGGGGAGGACGTGGAGATGGCACCGTGCGGTGACGGCGCCTTCCGTGCCGAGCTGCAGTCCGAGCCCGGGCGGTGGACGGTGGAGGTCTACTCGCCGACGACCACGTACGTGTGCCGGGACGTGGTCCTGGTCCTGTGA
- a CDS encoding ISAs1 family transposase has product MPAGSSSLISVGLGQLACVAPASPADHPGLLVRLATVPDPRRARGRRHPLVFVLALAACAVLAGATSLVAIAEWAADAPPELLTRLGGTCREPDTGPAAPAEATVRRILQRIDGDALDTAIGAWLADRARRAEHGQAEAAAPALAVDGKTVRGAWRADGTQVHLLAAMSGRGLVPAQREVDAKTNEITVFRPLLQPLDLAGWVVTFDALHSQVEHARFLVEDEQAHYIAVIKGNQPTLHRMLKNLPWRDMPLLDKTRATAHGRDETRRMKTATTAKIPCGRALVRRRSRWIATSRTAQDEWRQRRSCANREPGSRLTWCLSIHLGSVAPAALERAGRSGPTVRTFPMSRRSI; this is encoded by the coding sequence GTGCCTGCCGGCTCTTCCTCGCTCATCTCCGTCGGCTTGGGCCAACTCGCCTGTGTCGCCCCGGCGTCGCCCGCCGACCACCCAGGGCTCCTGGTCCGTCTGGCGACCGTTCCCGATCCACGCCGTGCCCGGGGTCGGCGCCACCCGCTGGTCTTCGTCCTGGCCCTGGCTGCCTGCGCGGTCCTGGCCGGGGCCACGTCCCTGGTGGCCATCGCGGAGTGGGCCGCCGACGCCCCGCCCGAACTGCTGACCCGCCTCGGCGGCACCTGCCGGGAACCGGACACCGGACCCGCCGCCCCGGCCGAGGCCACCGTGCGGCGCATCCTGCAGCGCATCGACGGCGACGCACTGGACACGGCGATCGGCGCCTGGCTCGCGGACCGCGCCCGCCGTGCCGAGCACGGCCAGGCGGAGGCGGCCGCTCCCGCGCTTGCCGTGGACGGCAAGACCGTGCGGGGCGCCTGGCGCGCCGACGGCACCCAGGTCCACCTGCTGGCCGCGATGAGCGGCCGCGGCCTGGTCCCTGCCCAGCGTGAAGTCGACGCGAAGACCAACGAAATCACCGTCTTTCGGCCCCTGCTCCAACCGCTGGACCTGGCCGGCTGGGTGGTCACCTTCGACGCGCTGCACAGCCAGGTCGAGCACGCCCGCTTCCTGGTGGAGGACGAGCAGGCGCACTACATCGCGGTGATCAAGGGCAACCAGCCAACCCTGCACCGGATGCTGAAGAACCTGCCCTGGCGGGACATGCCGCTGTTGGACAAGACCCGCGCCACCGCCCACGGCCGCGACGAGACCCGGCGCATGAAGACCGCCACCACAGCCAAGATCCCTTGCGGGCGGGCACTGGTGCGTCGTCGGAGCAGGTGGATCGCGACCTCTCGTACCGCTCAAGATGAGTGGCGTCAGCGCCGATCCTGCGCGAACAGGGAGCCGGGCAGCCGTTTGACCTGGTGCTTGTCCATTCACCTTGGCTCTGTGGCCCCTGCTGCACTCGAGCGTGCGGGACGGTCGGGCCCGACCGTCAGGACATTCCCGATGAGTCGGAGGAGCATCTAA
- a CDS encoding magnesium and cobalt transport protein CorA, with the protein MIVDCAHYRDGRRQHEGAMPLEQAAAHCRQGGFVWLGVFEPGPEELTRVREVFGLHELAVEDARNFHLRPKAEQYEDGTELIILRTARYDDEREEIDTGEISVFLAEHFVITVRQGIASELHEARSRLESRPELLKAGSASTLWAIFDQVVDSYAPVVEELERDIEQIEATVFSGAVAPTERIYFLRREATDFYRAVHPLLAVLGRRLQPGKSPPALHPYIRDVHDHLLLVNEEVAAQRDLLTTVLEANIAVISVEQNKINLRQSATMERLTILASVFLPLSFVVGFFGQNFGWLVGHISGFTTFLALTVAGLLLPCLMLYVWLRRRRRAHPPPSTAEVTNTVQHGAASPTE; encoded by the coding sequence ATGATCGTCGACTGTGCGCACTACCGGGACGGGCGCCGGCAGCACGAGGGCGCGATGCCACTGGAGCAGGCGGCCGCGCACTGCAGGCAGGGCGGGTTCGTCTGGCTGGGCGTCTTCGAACCCGGTCCTGAGGAATTGACCCGGGTCCGTGAGGTCTTCGGACTGCACGAGCTCGCCGTCGAGGACGCCCGGAACTTCCACCTGCGGCCGAAGGCCGAGCAGTACGAGGACGGCACGGAACTGATCATCCTGCGCACGGCACGCTATGACGACGAGCGTGAGGAGATCGACACCGGCGAGATCAGCGTCTTCCTCGCCGAACACTTCGTGATCACCGTGCGCCAGGGCATCGCGAGCGAGCTGCACGAAGCCCGGAGCCGACTCGAGAGCCGGCCCGAACTGCTGAAGGCCGGCAGCGCCTCCACGCTGTGGGCGATCTTCGACCAGGTGGTCGACAGCTACGCGCCGGTCGTCGAGGAGCTGGAACGGGACATCGAGCAGATCGAGGCCACCGTGTTCTCCGGGGCGGTCGCCCCGACCGAGAGGATCTACTTCCTGCGCCGCGAGGCGACCGACTTCTACCGCGCCGTGCACCCGCTGCTCGCCGTGCTCGGTCGGCGCCTGCAGCCCGGCAAGTCGCCGCCCGCGCTCCATCCGTACATCCGCGACGTGCACGACCACCTTCTGCTGGTCAACGAGGAAGTCGCGGCCCAACGCGACCTCCTGACCACCGTCCTGGAAGCGAACATCGCGGTGATCTCCGTCGAACAGAACAAGATCAATCTGCGGCAGAGCGCCACGATGGAGCGCCTCACCATCCTCGCGAGCGTGTTTCTCCCGCTGTCCTTCGTGGTCGGCTTCTTCGGGCAGAACTTCGGCTGGCTCGTCGGCCACATCAGCGGCTTCACGACGTTCCTCGCCCTCACCGTCGCCGGACTGCTGTTGCCGTGTCTGATGCTCTACGTATGGCTGCGGCGACGGCGCCGCGCCCATCCGCCACCGTCGACGGCGGAGGTGACCAACACCGTCCAGCATGGAGCCGCATCCCCCACGGAGTGA